The Bacteroidota bacterium genome has a window encoding:
- a CDS encoding helix-turn-helix transcriptional regulator, producing the protein MPKFLPQDARLRAHIDYYWIVDESERFAHLCDPVHEFPSLAPELVLGIRGVLRYRYRGRMRATGESILFGYIEDGLTVYPAELEQMVVVKFKPRGLSSVVPFLPVCASELMREAVVPARDVFGDALGEIERHLATLRAPRIADELDGWLLGRLGEHRTGVVRDVFVAVTPTTSVRDLAALTQSSYSTLARHFKADTGLTPKQFLLRHRFKHVLADLFRTGSTDWFDYVARYGYHDQSHFIREIKRYTGYTPSRLLALPYLTHYRPEQSGDG; encoded by the coding sequence ATGCCCAAGTTTTTGCCCCAGGACGCCCGGCTGCGGGCGCACATCGACTACTACTGGATCGTCGACGAGAGCGAGAGATTCGCCCATCTCTGCGACCCGGTCCACGAGTTTCCCTCGCTCGCGCCCGAGCTCGTGCTCGGCATCCGAGGCGTACTGCGGTACCGGTACCGAGGACGCATGCGGGCGACAGGCGAGAGCATCCTGTTTGGTTACATCGAGGACGGGCTGACGGTCTACCCGGCGGAGCTGGAGCAGATGGTCGTGGTGAAGTTCAAGCCGCGCGGGCTGTCCTCGGTCGTCCCGTTCCTTCCGGTCTGCGCGTCTGAGCTTATGCGGGAGGCCGTCGTCCCCGCGCGCGACGTGTTTGGCGACGCGCTCGGCGAGATCGAGCGACACCTGGCGACCCTCCGGGCCCCACGTATCGCAGACGAACTCGACGGCTGGCTCCTGGGACGGCTCGGCGAGCACCGCACCGGAGTCGTCCGTGACGTGTTCGTGGCTGTCACCCCGACGACCTCGGTCCGCGACCTCGCCGCGCTCACGCAGTCGTCGTACAGCACGCTAGCCCGCCACTTCAAGGCCGACACCGGCCTGACGCCGAAGCAGTTCCTCCTCCGCCACCGCTTCAAGCACGTCCTCGCCGACCTCTTCCGGACCGGCAGCACCGACTGGTTCGACTACGTGGCGCGCTACGGCTACCACGACCAGTCCCACTTCATCCGGGAGATCAAGCGCTACACCGGCTACACGCCGAGCCGGCTGCTGGCGCTCCCCTACCTGACGCACTACCGCCCCGAGCAGTCCGGTGACGGATAG
- a CDS encoding ABC transporter ATP-binding protein, with amino-acid sequence MLAIRDLVKVYPGPVAALQGVSLEIPTGMFGLLGPNGAGKTTLMKTLAGLLEPTSGTVHFDGDDITAHPDRLWARLGYLPQYFGFYPNLTGEAMLLHMLRLKGVDAPGGQKKLVADLLERVNLTFAAKRKVKGYSGGMRQRLGIAQAIAGDPALLIVDEPTAGLDPEERIRFYRLLGELAEDRTVLLSTHIVDDVAVLCPRFAVLRKGRVLTETTPSEARAAIDGQVYEGEASHRELDALAGVGQVTQAYLVEGRNLVRLHVPAGPPPAGFAPTRPTLADAYLVLMHAAEAKETEPAKPEAA; translated from the coding sequence ATGCTCGCCATCCGTGACCTCGTCAAAGTCTACCCCGGGCCCGTCGCCGCGCTCCAGGGCGTGAGCCTGGAGATCCCGACCGGCATGTTCGGCCTGCTCGGCCCCAACGGGGCGGGCAAGACGACGCTGATGAAAACGCTCGCGGGCCTGCTCGAACCGACCTCGGGCACGGTCCACTTCGACGGCGACGACATCACGGCCCACCCTGACCGGCTGTGGGCGCGCCTCGGCTACCTGCCGCAGTATTTCGGTTTCTACCCGAACCTGACGGGCGAGGCGATGCTGCTCCACATGCTCCGGCTCAAGGGCGTGGACGCACCGGGCGGGCAGAAGAAGCTGGTGGCCGACCTGCTGGAGCGCGTCAACCTGACGTTCGCCGCCAAGCGCAAGGTGAAGGGCTACTCGGGCGGGATGCGCCAGCGCCTCGGCATCGCCCAGGCCATTGCGGGCGACCCGGCCCTGCTCATCGTCGACGAGCCGACCGCGGGCCTCGACCCGGAGGAGCGCATCCGGTTCTACCGCCTGCTCGGCGAGCTAGCCGAGGACCGGACCGTCCTGCTCTCGACCCACATCGTGGACGACGTGGCGGTGCTCTGCCCGCGCTTCGCCGTGCTCCGCAAGGGACGCGTCCTCACCGAGACGACCCCGAGCGAGGCCCGCGCCGCCATCGACGGCCAGGTCTACGAGGGCGAAGCCTCGCACCGCGAACTCGACGCCCTCGCCGGCGTCGGGCAGGTGACGCAGGCCTACCTCGTCGAGGGCCGCAACCTCGTCCGGCTCCACGTCCCCGCCGGCCCGCCGCCCGCCGGATTCGCCCCGACGCGCCCGACGCTGGCCGACGCCTACCTCGTGCTGATGCACGCGGCCGAGGCGAAGGAGACGGAGCCTGCTAAGCCGGAGGCCGCGTGA
- a CDS encoding ABC transporter permease subunit encodes MNGRRVWTVARHELRTHLTGPLFWVLVALMVVLTMSLNPTAMIPSDDTAVGGVRAFANSPYALAQFFGLAGFFLYPFFVSILAGMAVVRDDEARVSELLHSTPLTPAEYVAGKVGGAALMVGVAVLLHLGVALAVIQFLPNPEIVRGPFRLLHFVSPILLFALPGIVWCAGLAFAAGERTRRPIAVYAVPIAYFMVVTFVLWTWNPAWLPESLNRLLMVLDPTGLRWLRQTLFAVDRGVAFYNTAPLALDATFWLNRLVTLAVPLAAVAASVRHCRQTMGGDQPASRWVRRRRPAPDPAPAPDAALLARGPLRDLGMTSRSPGFWASTLHIARAELRELRGHPALYLFLPFIVFLVLEFATEGTAALGAPVIYTAGFLAIGTVEIVTVLVCLLLLFYTVESVHRETTTGFGAILFAAPFRTGALLLAKSLANAALVAVILAVCLATSLTMLAGQAQGRVEVWPFVLVWGLCLVPTFFVWNTFVTATLAVVRSRYLTYAVGLGALVFTFYRMQAGTMTWVDNWPLWATLRWSDMGTFPLNGEALLLNRLLMVSLGVLFGAVAGWAFPRTERDAAAALHRLRPRRLARTALRLAPLVAVPLLLGGYIAYEVNTGFQSGEPEAEARAYWRQNVATWKDVPPPEIAAMDLAVDLEPAERRMAMAGTFTLVNRTDGPMPRLPFTVGRSFGEVTWTLGGAPVDAEDRAGLDVLSLPKPLAPGDTAQVGFSYGAVYPDGFTRNGGGMRHFILPAGVLLSTLRGDFLPTPGFVEAVGRHDGNRADPAETDADFWRKTLPPIGGGALFDTRVEATAPSAYTVTSVGVKTSERTEAGRTTVVWESDHPVSTVNLIAGRWAVAEQGGNAVYHHPGHDYNVEAMLEALAAARDHYSEWFHPYPWQGLRLNEVPNLEANATGFPTNISFSETSGFLTKRDRRTEAAFVVTAHEAAHQWWGNLLRPGEGPGADVLIEGAAHYSTLRLREAVHGLRGRIAFATQIEATYTGQRRVDSEPPLARITGSGRTDGTLAYNKGAWALWMLHTHLGDAAMQAGLRAFFDRYVDPADGDYPALHDFIETLRPFAPDSAAYQDFVDQWFFEVVLPEYQLSDVEVAPQGERWLVSATVENVGTGTMTVEVAATRGERFEGYDPDPAYAEARTAVRLAPRQPERIALAVPFEPERLTVDPDALVLQLNRDRAAAEL; translated from the coding sequence GTGAACGGGCGACGCGTCTGGACGGTCGCCCGGCACGAGCTACGGACCCACCTGACGGGGCCGCTGTTCTGGGTGCTCGTCGCGCTCATGGTCGTCCTCACGATGAGCCTCAACCCGACGGCGATGATCCCGTCGGACGACACGGCGGTCGGCGGCGTGCGGGCGTTCGCCAACTCGCCCTACGCGCTCGCGCAGTTCTTCGGCCTCGCCGGGTTCTTCCTCTACCCCTTCTTCGTCTCGATCCTGGCCGGGATGGCGGTCGTCCGCGACGACGAGGCGCGGGTTTCGGAACTGCTCCACAGCACCCCGCTGACGCCCGCCGAGTACGTCGCGGGCAAGGTCGGCGGCGCGGCGCTCATGGTCGGCGTGGCCGTGCTGCTGCACCTCGGCGTCGCCCTCGCCGTGATTCAGTTTCTGCCGAACCCCGAGATCGTGCGTGGGCCGTTCCGGCTGCTGCACTTCGTCAGTCCGATCCTGCTATTCGCGCTGCCCGGCATCGTGTGGTGCGCCGGGCTGGCCTTCGCCGCGGGCGAGCGGACGCGGCGACCGATCGCCGTCTACGCCGTGCCCATCGCCTACTTCATGGTCGTCACCTTCGTCCTCTGGACGTGGAACCCGGCGTGGCTGCCGGAGAGCCTGAACCGCCTGCTGATGGTCCTCGACCCGACGGGGCTGCGCTGGCTCCGGCAGACGCTGTTCGCCGTCGATCGAGGCGTTGCGTTCTACAACACGGCCCCGCTTGCGCTCGACGCGACGTTCTGGCTGAACCGCCTCGTCACCCTCGCCGTGCCGCTCGCGGCCGTCGCCGCGTCCGTCCGCCACTGCCGGCAGACGATGGGTGGCGACCAGCCGGCGAGCCGCTGGGTCCGGCGGAGACGGCCCGCCCCCGACCCAGCGCCCGCGCCCGACGCCGCGCTGCTGGCCCGGGGCCCGCTGCGCGACCTCGGGATGACGAGTCGGAGCCCGGGCTTTTGGGCGAGCACGCTCCACATCGCCCGGGCCGAACTGCGCGAACTGCGGGGCCACCCGGCGCTCTACCTCTTCCTGCCGTTCATCGTCTTTCTCGTGCTGGAGTTCGCCACCGAGGGCACCGCGGCCCTCGGTGCTCCGGTGATCTACACGGCCGGGTTCCTGGCCATTGGGACGGTCGAGATCGTCACCGTCCTCGTCTGCCTGCTGCTGCTGTTCTACACCGTCGAGTCGGTCCACCGGGAGACCACGACGGGGTTCGGGGCGATCCTCTTCGCCGCGCCGTTCAGGACGGGCGCGCTGCTGCTCGCCAAGAGCCTCGCCAACGCCGCCCTCGTCGCGGTCATCCTCGCCGTCTGCCTTGCGACGAGCCTCACGATGCTCGCCGGGCAAGCGCAGGGCCGGGTCGAGGTCTGGCCGTTCGTCCTCGTGTGGGGCCTGTGCCTCGTGCCGACCTTCTTCGTCTGGAACACGTTCGTCACGGCCACGCTGGCCGTCGTGCGGAGCCGGTACCTCACCTACGCCGTCGGGCTGGGCGCGCTCGTGTTCACGTTCTACCGGATGCAGGCCGGGACGATGACGTGGGTCGACAACTGGCCGCTGTGGGCGACGCTGCGCTGGAGCGACATGGGCACCTTCCCGCTCAACGGCGAGGCGCTGCTGCTGAACCGCCTGCTGATGGTGTCGCTCGGCGTGCTCTTCGGGGCCGTCGCCGGGTGGGCGTTCCCCCGCACCGAGCGCGACGCGGCGGCGGCCCTCCACCGCCTCCGCCCGCGCCGCCTCGCCCGCACCGCGCTGCGGCTGGCTCCGCTCGTCGCGGTCCCGCTGCTGCTCGGGGGGTACATCGCCTACGAGGTCAACACCGGCTTTCAGAGCGGCGAGCCCGAGGCCGAGGCCCGGGCCTACTGGCGGCAGAACGTAGCGACCTGGAAGGACGTCCCGCCGCCCGAGATCGCCGCGATGGACCTGGCCGTCGACCTCGAGCCGGCGGAGCGCCGCATGGCGATGGCGGGCACGTTCACGCTCGTCAACCGCACCGACGGGCCGATGCCCCGGCTGCCGTTTACCGTCGGGCGCTCGTTCGGGGAGGTGACGTGGACCCTCGGCGGAGCACCCGTCGACGCGGAGGACCGGGCGGGGCTGGACGTCCTCTCGCTTCCCAAACCCCTCGCGCCCGGCGACACCGCACAGGTCGGGTTCAGCTACGGGGCCGTCTACCCCGACGGCTTCACGCGCAACGGCGGCGGGATGCGCCACTTCATCCTGCCTGCGGGCGTCCTCCTCTCCACGCTGCGCGGCGATTTCCTGCCCACGCCGGGCTTTGTCGAAGCTGTCGGACGCCACGACGGCAACCGCGCCGACCCCGCCGAGACTGACGCCGACTTCTGGCGAAAGACGCTGCCGCCCATCGGCGGCGGGGCCTTGTTCGATACCCGCGTCGAGGCCACGGCACCGAGCGCGTACACTGTGACCTCGGTCGGCGTGAAGACATCAGAGCGCACCGAGGCCGGGCGGACGACGGTCGTATGGGAGAGCGACCACCCGGTCAGCACGGTCAACCTGATCGCCGGGCGCTGGGCCGTAGCCGAGCAAGGCGGCAACGCGGTCTACCATCACCCCGGCCACGACTACAACGTCGAGGCCATGCTGGAGGCGTTGGCGGCCGCCCGCGATCACTACTCCGAGTGGTTCCACCCGTATCCCTGGCAGGGGCTACGCCTCAACGAGGTCCCGAACCTCGAAGCCAACGCCACGGGCTTCCCGACGAACATCAGCTTCTCCGAGACCTCGGGCTTCCTGACGAAGCGCGACCGGCGGACGGAGGCCGCCTTCGTCGTCACCGCCCACGAGGCCGCGCACCAGTGGTGGGGCAACCTGCTCCGCCCCGGCGAGGGGCCGGGCGCGGACGTGCTGATCGAGGGGGCTGCACACTATTCGACCTTGCGGCTGCGCGAGGCGGTCCACGGCCTGCGCGGCCGGATCGCCTTCGCCACGCAGATCGAGGCGACGTACACCGGGCAGCGCCGCGTCGACAGCGAACCGCCGCTCGCCCGCATCACCGGCAGCGGCCGGACCGACGGCACCCTCGCCTACAACAAAGGGGCCTGGGCGCTGTGGATGCTACACACCCACCTCGGCGACGCGGCCATGCAGGCGGGACTCCGCGCCTTCTTCGACCGCTACGTGGACCCCGCCGACGGCGACTACCCGGCCCTGCACGACTTTATCGAGACCCTCCGCCCCTTCGCGCCGGACTCGGCAGCGTATCAGGACTTCGTCGACCAGTGGTTCTTCGAGGTCGTCCTGCCCGAGTATCAGCTCTCTGACGTCGAGGTGGCACCGCAAGGCGAACGCTGGCTCGTCTCGGCTACGGTCGAGAACGTCGGCACGGGCACGATGACAGTCGAAGTCGCCGCTACGCGGGGCGAGCGGTTCGAGGGCTACGATCCGGACCCTGCCTATGCCGAGGCGCGCACGGCCGTCCGGCTCGCCCCGCGACAGCCGGAGCGCATCGCCCTGGCCGTGCCGTTCGAGCCGGAGCGCCTCACGGTGGACCCGGACGCCCTCGTCCTTCAACTCAACCGAGACCGGGCAGCGGCTGAGCTTTAG
- a CDS encoding GNAT family N-acetyltransferase, translating into MSPTVRRAAATDLDALAVLFDGYRRFYRQPSDLAGARRFLAERFEHGDSVIFVAALLDGAGLAGFTQLYPFFSSVRMRRVWILNDLFVAKDARRLGVAQALMDAAHAFAAETGAASVELATERTNTSAQALYDALGYERDDAFWHYALTLEHS; encoded by the coding sequence ATGTCCCCGACCGTCCGCCGCGCCGCTGCGACCGACCTCGACGCGCTTGCCGTGCTCTTCGACGGCTACCGCCGGTTCTACCGCCAGCCCTCGGACCTCGCCGGAGCGCGCCGCTTTCTCGCCGAGCGGTTCGAGCACGGGGACTCGGTGATCTTCGTCGCCGCGCTGCTGGACGGGGCGGGCCTCGCCGGGTTCACCCAACTCTACCCGTTCTTCTCGTCGGTTCGCATGCGGCGGGTGTGGATCCTCAACGACCTCTTCGTGGCGAAGGACGCCCGGCGGCTCGGCGTGGCGCAGGCCCTCATGGACGCCGCCCACGCCTTCGCCGCGGAGACCGGCGCAGCCAGCGTCGAGCTAGCGACCGAGCGGACGAACACCTCGGCCCAGGCTCTCTACGACGCCCTCGGCTACGAGCGCGACGACGCCTTCTGGCACTACGCCCTCACGCTAGAGCACAGCTAA
- a CDS encoding ABC transporter permease, with translation MLRSYVRIALRNLRRQPGYAALNVVGLAVGVACCLFLLLFVHDELSYDRFHEEPEALFRIHANFAERDREIALTPALVGPLLERELPSVEAFVRGTPGGGVIRAGDQAFEEDAFFFADSTFFDVFTHDLLAGDPATALDRPYTVVLTASTAERYFGNADPIGQTLLYNNDQQYEVTGVMADVPANSHYQFDFLGSFSSLTWVRHGVWSAANFYTYVRTRDAAAGEALQGQIDALLARMEEAGQEPWPLMAVPVTDLHLRSEAEYAFDGTGDIAYVIGLTTVALLILLIACINYMNLATARAGQRAKEVGLRKSLGALRGQLVGQFYSESALLTLGGLGLALGLVGTGLPWFNDLSGKALSFGTLAEPGIVALILGIFVVVTVVAGSYPALYLSGFQPARVLRGRGATSPGSSWLRRGLVVLQFGISAFLIAGTLVVVSQLRFLGEQTLGFDKEHLVVLPLSDSILQEQYAAMKEEIARHPSVTAIAGINQIPGQLGWTSGFRTEGMGEDDFFPIKGLPTDGTVTDGLGLNLVAGQGFAATLPEPDSANYRFIVNETAVERLGWTPAEAVGQRVAVDSRWGEVVGVAEDFHFRSLHEVIEPLAIWYDPSNIRHAAVRLAPGQTVAGMDHLEAVWGQFAAHRPFSYRFLDDVYDQLYRNEEQLGRIVSIFAFLAIFVACLGLFGLASFTAERRRKEVGVRKVLGATVPHLVLLLARDFVVLVAVAFALAVPLVWFALGQWLDGFAYRVGLGPVPFLIAGALLFVIALATVSTQALRAATTDPVKALRYE, from the coding sequence ATGCTCCGCAGCTACGTCCGCATTGCCCTCCGCAACCTCCGCCGCCAACCTGGCTACGCCGCGCTCAACGTAGTCGGCCTCGCTGTCGGTGTGGCGTGTTGCCTGTTCCTGCTGCTTTTCGTCCATGACGAGCTGAGCTACGACCGCTTCCACGAAGAGCCCGAGGCGCTCTTCCGCATCCACGCCAACTTCGCCGAGCGCGACCGCGAGATCGCGCTCACGCCAGCCCTTGTCGGGCCTCTCCTGGAGCGCGAACTGCCGAGCGTTGAGGCCTTCGTACGGGGCACGCCTGGTGGCGGCGTGATCCGCGCCGGGGACCAGGCGTTCGAAGAAGACGCGTTCTTCTTCGCCGATTCGACGTTCTTCGATGTCTTCACCCACGACCTCCTCGCGGGCGACCCCGCGACGGCCCTCGACCGGCCCTACACGGTCGTGCTCACGGCCTCCACGGCCGAGCGGTACTTCGGCAACGCCGACCCCATCGGCCAGACGCTCCTGTACAACAACGACCAGCAGTACGAGGTGACGGGTGTGATGGCGGACGTGCCGGCCAACTCGCACTACCAGTTCGACTTCCTCGGCTCGTTCTCGTCGCTGACGTGGGTCCGGCACGGCGTCTGGTCGGCGGCGAACTTCTACACCTACGTCCGCACGCGGGACGCGGCGGCGGGCGAGGCGTTGCAGGGGCAGATCGACGCGCTTTTGGCCCGCATGGAGGAGGCCGGGCAGGAGCCGTGGCCGCTCATGGCCGTGCCCGTGACGGACCTCCACCTCCGCTCCGAGGCGGAGTACGCCTTCGACGGGACGGGTGACATCGCCTACGTGATCGGGTTGACGACGGTGGCACTGCTGATCCTCCTCATTGCGTGCATCAACTACATGAACCTCGCCACCGCGCGGGCGGGGCAACGGGCAAAAGAGGTCGGGCTGCGCAAGTCGCTCGGCGCGCTCCGGGGGCAACTCGTCGGGCAGTTCTACAGCGAGTCGGCGCTGCTCACACTCGGCGGACTGGGGCTCGCCCTCGGGCTCGTCGGGACCGGGCTGCCGTGGTTCAACGACCTCAGCGGCAAAGCGCTCTCGTTCGGGACGCTCGCCGAGCCGGGGATCGTCGCGCTCATCCTCGGCATCTTCGTCGTGGTGACCGTGGTGGCGGGGAGCTACCCGGCGCTCTACCTCTCGGGCTTCCAGCCGGCGCGCGTGCTGCGCGGGCGGGGCGCGACCTCGCCCGGCTCGTCGTGGCTGCGGAGAGGTCTCGTCGTGCTCCAGTTCGGGATCTCGGCGTTCCTCATCGCGGGCACGCTTGTGGTGGTGAGCCAGCTCCGGTTCCTCGGCGAGCAGACCCTCGGGTTCGACAAGGAGCACCTCGTCGTGCTCCCGCTCTCGGACTCGATTCTCCAGGAGCAGTATGCTGCCATGAAAGAGGAGATCGCCCGGCATCCGTCGGTCACAGCCATCGCCGGCATCAACCAGATTCCGGGCCAACTCGGCTGGACCTCCGGCTTCCGCACCGAGGGCATGGGCGAGGACGACTTCTTTCCCATCAAGGGCCTGCCGACTGATGGAACCGTGACCGACGGGCTGGGGCTGAACCTCGTAGCTGGACAAGGCTTCGCCGCTACGCTTCCCGAGCCGGACTCGGCCAACTACCGCTTCATCGTCAACGAAACGGCAGTCGAGCGGCTCGGCTGGACCCCGGCTGAGGCCGTCGGGCAGCGCGTGGCGGTGGACAGCCGCTGGGGCGAGGTCGTCGGAGTGGCCGAGGACTTCCACTTCCGCTCGCTGCACGAGGTCATCGAACCACTCGCCATCTGGTACGACCCCAGCAATATCCGCCATGCCGCCGTCCGCCTCGCGCCGGGCCAGACGGTCGCTGGGATGGACCACCTCGAAGCCGTCTGGGGCCAGTTCGCCGCGCACCGTCCGTTCTCGTACCGCTTCCTCGACGACGTGTACGACCAGCTCTACCGCAACGAGGAGCAGCTCGGGCGGATCGTGAGCATCTTCGCGTTCCTCGCCATCTTCGTGGCCTGCCTCGGGCTGTTCGGGTTGGCCTCGTTCACTGCCGAGCGGCGGCGCAAGGAGGTCGGCGTGCGCAAGGTGCTCGGCGCGACAGTGCCGCACCTCGTGCTGCTGCTCGCCCGAGACTTCGTCGTGCTCGTCGCGGTCGCCTTCGCGCTCGCCGTGCCGCTGGTGTGGTTCGCCCTCGGCCAGTGGCTCGACGGGTTCGCCTACCGCGTCGGCCTCGGGCCGGTGCCCTTCCTCATCGCGGGCGCGCTGCTGTTCGTGATCGCGCTCGCGACCGTCAGCACGCAGGCCCTCCGCGCCGCCACGACCGATCCTGTCAAGGCCCTCCGCTACGAGTAA
- a CDS encoding ABC transporter permease, with protein MLKNYLAIALRQFRQQKGYASLNVVGLAVGLAGAFFILLWMQDELRYDRFHEAAEELFSVRRHVTFSNGETTSPTSITYPAAAAMEASVPEIEHAEMTTYRETIVLGRDGQAFREDGRWAEPAFLEMFTFPLLAGDRTTALDAPDGIVLSERLAGLLFPGEAPSDVLGQTVRVDDRADFRVTGVAAPIPEHSSVQFEWLLPFADYYEDNPWLDHWGNSGSLLYVRLRDGADPATAEEKLAGIVMENFEGATPTRLSLHPATDWRLRDTFENGQQVGGRITYVRIFGVVALLLVLIACVNFMNLTTARSVQRAREIGVRKSLGASRGRLVGQFLSEAVLTAFAALGLALAAVVAGLPAFNEVAGKALTLGSVPAPMWALFVAVAVGAGLLAGSYPALVLSGYQPARVLRGGGSARGGAGLRRALVVAQFAASILLIAGTFVVSGQLRYIQSKHLGLDRGNVVSFALEGEAADRFDAFKQALLDAPGVAAVTAASDSPLNVGSATTDPVWDGKDPESEVLFHVVLSAFDFTETMQMEFAAGRAHAPSVATDSANFVVNEAAVATMGMENPVGESLAMWGRDGVIVGVVQDFHMKSLYDPIEPTVILLEPPEGELDVVLARLEPGRTAEGLAALKATSAAFNPGAPFAYEFLDEQFGEMYEAEQRIATLSNVFAAIAAFVACLGLLGLAAHAAERRRKEIGVRKVLGASVAGVVALLSRDFLALVLAACALALPLAWLGAERWLSAFAFRLDLGPLPFLAAAAGALVLAALTVGVQAYRAATTDPVQALRYE; from the coding sequence GTGCTGAAGAACTACCTCGCCATCGCGCTCCGTCAATTCCGGCAGCAGAAAGGCTACGCCTCACTCAACGTCGTCGGGCTGGCCGTCGGGCTCGCGGGCGCGTTCTTCATCCTCCTCTGGATGCAGGACGAGCTGCGCTATGACCGCTTCCACGAGGCCGCCGAGGAGCTGTTTTCCGTCCGCCGCCACGTTACGTTTTCGAACGGCGAGACGACCTCGCCGACGTCGATCACGTACCCGGCGGCGGCGGCGATGGAGGCGAGCGTCCCCGAGATCGAGCACGCCGAGATGACGACGTACCGGGAGACGATCGTGCTGGGACGTGACGGGCAGGCGTTCCGGGAGGACGGACGCTGGGCCGAGCCGGCCTTCCTGGAGATGTTCACCTTCCCGCTCCTCGCCGGCGACCGGACGACAGCGCTCGACGCCCCTGACGGCATCGTGCTCTCGGAGCGGCTTGCGGGTCTGCTCTTCCCCGGCGAGGCCCCGTCCGACGTGCTCGGCCAGACCGTCCGTGTGGACGACCGCGCCGACTTCCGCGTGACGGGCGTCGCCGCGCCCATCCCCGAGCACTCCTCGGTCCAGTTCGAGTGGCTCCTCCCCTTCGCCGACTATTACGAGGACAACCCGTGGCTCGACCACTGGGGCAACAGCGGCTCGCTGCTCTACGTCCGCCTCCGCGACGGTGCCGATCCGGCCACGGCCGAGGAGAAACTAGCCGGGATTGTGATGGAGAACTTCGAAGGGGCAACTCCGACCCGGCTCTCGCTCCACCCAGCGACAGACTGGCGGCTGCGCGACACGTTCGAGAACGGACAGCAGGTGGGCGGACGGATCACGTACGTGCGCATCTTCGGCGTCGTGGCGCTGCTGCTGGTGCTGATCGCGTGCGTCAACTTCATGAACCTCACCACGGCGCGGAGCGTGCAGCGGGCGCGCGAGATCGGCGTACGAAAGTCGCTCGGGGCTTCGCGCGGCAGGCTCGTCGGGCAGTTTCTCAGCGAAGCGGTGCTGACGGCATTCGCGGCGCTCGGGCTGGCACTGGCGGCCGTCGTGGCCGGGCTGCCGGCGTTCAACGAGGTCGCGGGCAAGGCACTCACGCTCGGGTCGGTCCCTGCGCCGATGTGGGCGCTGTTCGTGGCCGTCGCCGTGGGTGCGGGACTGCTGGCCGGGAGCTACCCGGCGCTCGTGCTCTCGGGCTACCAGCCGGCGCGCGTGCTCCGCGGCGGCGGATCGGCGCGAGGCGGCGCGGGGCTGCGGCGGGCGCTCGTCGTGGCGCAGTTCGCCGCGTCGATCCTGCTCATCGCCGGGACGTTCGTGGTCTCGGGCCAGCTCCGGTACATCCAGTCCAAGCACCTCGGGCTCGACCGTGGCAACGTGGTCAGCTTCGCGCTGGAGGGCGAGGCCGCCGACCGCTTCGACGCGTTCAAGCAGGCTCTCCTCGACGCGCCCGGCGTGGCAGCGGTGACGGCCGCGAGCGATTCCCCGCTCAACGTCGGCAGTGCGACGACGGACCCGGTCTGGGACGGGAAGGATCCCGAGAGCGAGGTGCTCTTCCACGTCGTCCTGTCGGCGTTTGACTTCACCGAGACGATGCAGATGGAGTTCGCGGCGGGCCGCGCGCACGCGCCGTCGGTAGCAACGGACTCGGCCAACTTCGTCGTGAACGAGGCGGCGGTTGCAACGATGGGCATGGAGAACCCCGTCGGCGAGTCGCTCGCGATGTGGGGCCGCGACGGGGTGATCGTGGGTGTCGTGCAGGACTTCCACATGAAGTCGCTCTACGACCCCATCGAGCCGACCGTGATCCTCCTGGAGCCGCCCGAGGGCGAACTCGACGTGGTGCTGGCGCGGCTAGAGCCGGGCCGGACGGCCGAGGGGCTGGCCGCGCTGAAGGCCACGTCCGCCGCGTTCAACCCCGGCGCCCCGTTCGCCTACGAGTTCCTCGACGAGCAGTTCGGCGAGATGTACGAGGCCGAGCAGCGCATCGCCACGCTCTCGAACGTGTTCGCGGCTATCGCCGCGTTCGTGGCCTGCCTCGGGCTGCTGGGCCTGGCGGCGCACGCCGCCGAGCGGCGGCGCAAGGAGATCGGCGTGCGGAAGGTCCTCGGCGCGAGCGTCGCGGGCGTCGTGGCCCTGCTCTCGCGCGACTTCCTCGCGCTCGTGCTCGCGGCGTGCGCCCTCGCGCTGCCGCTGGCCTGGCTCGGTGCCGAACGGTGGCTCTCGGCCTTCGCCTTCCGCCTCGACCTCGGCCCGCTCCCGTTCCTCGCCGCCGCCGCAGGCGCGCTCGTGCTGGCCGCGCTAACCGTGGGGGTGCAGGCCTACCGCGCCGCTACGACCGATCCCGTCCAGGCCCTCCGCTACGAGTAG